Proteins from one Planctomyces sp. SH-PL62 genomic window:
- a CDS encoding bifunctional nuclease family protein, translating into MPVQMDLMRIIINENSDQHIIFLKEVDGERMFPIVIGIFEATSIDRRVKNQPTVRPLTHDLLASTIESLGGELQDIYISELRNHTYFAKLRIRQEGETIEVDSRPSDAIALAVAVDVPIYVAEDIIDEASQ; encoded by the coding sequence GTGCCGGTCCAGATGGATCTCATGCGGATCATCATCAATGAGAACAGCGATCAACATATCATCTTCCTCAAGGAAGTCGACGGCGAGCGTATGTTCCCGATCGTGATCGGCATCTTCGAGGCCACGAGCATCGACCGCCGCGTCAAGAACCAGCCGACCGTGCGACCGCTGACGCACGACCTGCTGGCCAGCACGATCGAGTCGCTGGGGGGCGAACTGCAGGACATCTACATCAGCGAGCTCCGCAACCACACGTACTTCGCCAAGCTGAGGATCCGCCAGGAGGGGGAGACGATCGAGGTCGATTCCCGGCCGAGCGACGCCATCGCCCTGGCCGTCGCCGTCGACGTCCCCATCTACGTGGCCGAAGACATCATCGACGAGGCCAGCCAGTAA
- a CDS encoding helix-turn-helix domain-containing protein has product MRPTGTAPELERRRTRAVELMKQGESPTVIARILGVRRRSLYRWKKMARATPEGLAARPHPGPRPRLTAEQLRELGTLLRQDGWPNALWTAQRVAEMIRRHFDVEHVRKILRRRLGWSSQVPQAKAKQRNVEKIDR; this is encoded by the coding sequence ATGAGGCCGACAGGAACTGCTCCGGAACTGGAACGTCGCCGCACCCGGGCCGTCGAGTTGATGAAGCAGGGCGAGTCCCCCACCGTCATCGCTCGTATCCTGGGGGTTCGCCGCCGCTCGCTGTACCGATGGAAGAAGATGGCCCGGGCCACCCCCGAGGGGCTCGCTGCCAGGCCGCATCCCGGACCCAGGCCCCGGCTCACCGCCGAGCAACTCCGGGAGTTGGGGACGCTCCTTCGGCAGGACGGCTGGCCCAATGCCCTGTGGACGGCCCAACGGGTCGCCGAGATGATCCGCCGCCACTTCGACGTCGAGCACGTCCGCAAGATCCTCCGACGCCGGCTCGGCTGGAGCAGCCAGGTACCGCAGGCGAAGGCCAAACAACGCAACGTCGAGAAGATCGACCGCTGA
- the cimA gene encoding citramalate synthase, whose protein sequence is MTRIAIYDTTLRDGSQGEGVNFSLQDKLLITTKLDELGVDFVEGGYPLSNPKDAAYFRAVRDLPLEHARIAAFGMTRRRDIAAEDDTGMKALVAAGTPVVTVVGKTWDLHARAVLGVSLEENLRMIGDSVAFLVANVPEVVYDAEHFFDGYRRNPDYALETIRKAADSGAAWITLCDTNGGSLPEEVAEAVAAVAREVRTPLGIHTHNDGDLAVANALAAVRRGATQVQGTINGLGERCGNADLCSVIANLSLKYPEYSALSEGKLARLTEVSRYVYETANMNFRPGQAFVGSSAFAHKGGMHVHGVRKLASSYEHIDPATVGNERRILVSELSGKSNIAEKLAEHDLDQDQELLARVLDRVQDLENEGYQFEAAEASFVLLVEKLADRHREAFQSRGFRVSVAGVGDGASLTEATVKLQVGEVLEHTVGEGDGPVDALDNALRKALEHHFPGLRSMHLVDYKVRVINAVAGTAARVRVVIESSDQDAVWGTIGVSENVIEASWLALLDAFEYKLSKDARPARPARPEAATAR, encoded by the coding sequence ATGACGCGAATTGCGATCTACGACACGACCTTGCGCGACGGCAGCCAGGGCGAGGGGGTCAATTTCTCGCTCCAGGACAAGTTGCTGATCACGACCAAGCTGGACGAGCTGGGGGTCGACTTCGTCGAGGGGGGCTATCCCCTCTCCAACCCCAAGGACGCCGCCTACTTCCGCGCCGTGCGCGACCTGCCGCTGGAGCACGCCCGGATCGCGGCGTTCGGGATGACCCGCCGGCGCGACATCGCGGCCGAGGACGACACGGGGATGAAGGCCCTGGTCGCGGCCGGGACGCCGGTCGTCACGGTCGTCGGCAAGACGTGGGACCTGCACGCCCGAGCGGTCCTGGGAGTCTCGCTGGAGGAGAACCTCCGGATGATCGGCGACTCCGTCGCGTTCCTGGTCGCGAACGTCCCCGAGGTCGTCTACGACGCCGAGCACTTCTTCGACGGCTATCGCCGGAACCCGGACTACGCCCTGGAGACGATCCGCAAGGCGGCCGACTCCGGCGCGGCCTGGATCACCCTGTGCGACACCAACGGCGGCTCGCTCCCCGAGGAAGTCGCCGAGGCGGTGGCGGCGGTGGCCCGGGAGGTCCGGACGCCGCTGGGCATCCACACCCACAACGACGGCGATCTGGCCGTGGCCAACGCCCTGGCGGCGGTGCGCCGGGGGGCGACCCAGGTTCAGGGGACGATCAACGGCCTGGGCGAGCGTTGCGGCAACGCCGACCTTTGCAGCGTGATCGCCAACCTGTCGCTGAAGTACCCGGAATACTCCGCCCTGTCGGAGGGCAAGCTGGCGAGGCTGACCGAGGTCTCTCGGTACGTCTACGAGACGGCCAACATGAACTTCCGGCCGGGCCAGGCGTTCGTGGGGTCGAGCGCGTTCGCCCACAAGGGGGGGATGCACGTCCACGGCGTCCGCAAGCTGGCGTCGAGCTACGAGCACATCGACCCGGCGACCGTCGGCAACGAGCGCCGGATCCTCGTCAGCGAGCTGTCCGGCAAGTCGAACATCGCCGAGAAGCTGGCCGAGCACGACCTGGACCAGGACCAGGAGCTGCTGGCCCGGGTGCTCGACCGGGTGCAGGACCTGGAGAACGAAGGCTACCAGTTCGAGGCGGCCGAGGCGTCGTTCGTGCTGCTGGTCGAGAAGCTCGCCGATCGGCATCGCGAGGCCTTCCAGAGCCGGGGCTTCCGCGTCAGCGTGGCCGGCGTCGGCGACGGCGCGTCGCTCACCGAGGCGACCGTCAAGCTCCAGGTCGGCGAGGTCCTCGAGCACACCGTCGGCGAGGGGGACGGCCCGGTCGACGCCCTCGACAACGCGCTTCGCAAGGCCCTGGAGCACCACTTCCCCGGCCTGCGGTCGATGCACCTGGTCGACTACAAGGTGCGCGTGATCAACGCCGTCGCCGGGACCGCCGCGAGGGTCCGCGTGGTCATCGAAAGCTCCGACCAGGACGCCGTCTGGGGGACCATCGGCGTCTCCGAGAACGTCATCGAGGCGAGCTGGCTGGCCCTCCTCGACGCCTTCGAATACAAGCTCTCCAAGGACGCCCGCCCGGCCCGGCCCGCCCGGCCCGAAGCGGCGACGGCCCGCTGA
- a CDS encoding Uma2 family endonuclease, which translates to MATETQPQVPTEAVDAGRRPYRFTADQVWRMIAAGIIPDDVDVELLRGRIYRITKHEPHNYAVARTTKLLRAMLPPGFHAREEKSMRHGRSSIPEPDVAVVPGSEDDFRPEPPATSEAALIVEICASSRTADYRDKTSLYASADVPIYWVLDVDGRKLDVFSEPKGSGRDAGYARHASFAESEPAPVVLAGREVGRIAAKDMLPPIEPTPKP; encoded by the coding sequence ATGGCGACGGAAACGCAGCCGCAAGTCCCGACGGAGGCCGTCGACGCGGGCCGCCGCCCGTACCGGTTCACGGCCGACCAGGTCTGGCGGATGATCGCGGCCGGGATCATCCCCGACGACGTCGACGTCGAGCTGCTGCGAGGCCGGATCTATCGCATCACCAAGCACGAACCTCATAACTACGCCGTCGCCCGGACGACCAAGCTCCTCCGCGCGATGCTCCCCCCGGGCTTCCACGCCCGAGAGGAGAAATCGATGCGGCACGGCCGGTCGAGCATCCCCGAGCCCGACGTGGCCGTCGTCCCCGGCTCCGAGGACGACTTCCGCCCCGAGCCGCCGGCGACCTCCGAGGCCGCCCTGATCGTGGAAATCTGCGCCAGCTCGCGGACGGCCGACTATCGCGACAAGACGAGTCTGTACGCCTCGGCCGACGTGCCGATCTACTGGGTCCTCGACGTAGACGGCCGCAAGCTCGACGTCTTCTCCGAACCGAAGGGCTCCGGCCGCGACGCCGGCTACGCCCGACATGCGAGCTTCGCCGAGAGCGAGCCGGCCCCCGTGGTGCTGGCCGGTCGCGAGGTCGGCCGGATCGCCGCCAAAGACATGCTCCCCCCGATCGAACCAACTCCCAAACCCTGA
- a CDS encoding valine--tRNA ligase, producing MNINDIPKQYDPKDAQDRWYKVWLERGYFHADPASDRPPYCIVIPPPNVTGALHLGHALNNTLQDVLVRWRRMQGYDCLWMPGTDHAGIATQAVVERRLLEERKLTRHDVGREALVEMIWAWKDEYEQRILGQLRLMGCSCDWERTRFTLDEVCSRAVRRTFFNLFKAGKIFRGKRLVNWDVQLRTAVADDEIYYEDKPGKLWTIKYPVAGSASGEALHVATTRPETMLGDTAVAVHPEDPRYKHLIGQELELPLTGRRIPIVGDAILVDPKFGTGCVKVTPAHDPNDYQTGRRHGLPMINLLNPDGTYNENAGPKYAGLDRVVVRKRVVADLEAAGLLVKDEPYNVRLNFSDRSKTPIEPYLSDQWFVRMADDPDGSPGFAQQAIDAVTSAQVRITPERYAKSYIDWLAEKRDWCISRQLWWGHRIPIWHCSTCSADDLELAFGGRPDVAWAEAESGGWLICAEHDLNADALGAGHELTQDPDVLDTWFSSALWPHSTLGWPEQTPELGKFYPTSVLSTARDIITLWVARMVIFGQFNMRQVPFRDVYIHPVIQDGHGKRMSKSAGNGVDPVDIIEAYGADALRYTLAAGATETQDLRMPVEKLKLPDGREINTSDRFEQGRNFGNKIWNVARLVMMNLEGYEPAPVDVAALPVEDRWILAELDATVAATTADLDSFRFAEAAKRLREFSWGEFCDWYVEFVKGRLRDPETRPVAQRTAAAVLDSLCRLLHPFMPFLTEQIWAPLGELAPSRGVPLPSPAEPNACIAAWPAPKGLEDAEARATVDQWKEKIQAIRNLRAERNVPKDAKIAPRIIAEGITADRLRLGEEFIKALTGAGTVAVGADGEPRPADSAVVVLADAEVVLPLEGLIDKEAERAKLRKGLADLDKQINPLRGKLSNDGFTSRAPADVVAASRAKLAELEAQRASVAALLESS from the coding sequence ATGAACATCAACGACATCCCCAAGCAGTACGATCCCAAGGACGCCCAGGACCGCTGGTACAAGGTCTGGCTGGAGCGGGGGTACTTCCACGCCGACCCGGCGAGCGACAGGCCGCCGTACTGCATCGTCATCCCGCCGCCGAACGTCACCGGGGCGCTCCACCTCGGCCACGCGCTCAACAACACGTTGCAGGACGTCCTGGTCCGCTGGCGGCGGATGCAAGGGTATGACTGCCTCTGGATGCCCGGCACCGACCACGCCGGCATCGCCACCCAGGCGGTCGTCGAGCGAAGGCTGCTGGAAGAGCGCAAGCTCACCCGCCACGACGTCGGCCGCGAGGCCCTCGTCGAGATGATCTGGGCCTGGAAGGACGAGTACGAGCAGCGGATCCTCGGCCAGCTCCGCCTGATGGGCTGCTCGTGCGACTGGGAACGCACCCGGTTCACGCTCGACGAGGTCTGCTCGCGGGCCGTCCGGCGCACCTTCTTCAACCTGTTCAAGGCGGGGAAGATCTTCCGGGGCAAGCGGCTCGTCAACTGGGACGTGCAGCTCCGCACGGCCGTCGCCGACGACGAGATCTACTACGAGGACAAACCCGGCAAGCTCTGGACCATCAAGTACCCGGTCGCCGGCTCGGCCTCGGGCGAGGCGCTCCACGTCGCCACGACCCGGCCCGAGACGATGCTCGGCGACACGGCCGTCGCCGTCCATCCCGAGGACCCGCGCTACAAGCACCTGATCGGCCAGGAGCTGGAACTGCCGCTGACCGGCCGTCGGATCCCGATCGTCGGCGATGCGATCCTCGTCGACCCCAAGTTCGGCACCGGCTGCGTGAAGGTCACCCCCGCGCACGACCCGAACGACTACCAGACGGGCCGTCGCCACGGCCTGCCGATGATCAACCTGCTGAACCCGGACGGCACCTACAACGAGAACGCCGGGCCGAAGTACGCCGGCCTCGATCGCGTCGTGGTGCGCAAGCGGGTCGTCGCCGACCTGGAGGCCGCCGGCCTGCTGGTGAAGGACGAGCCCTACAACGTCCGGCTCAACTTCTCCGACCGCAGCAAGACGCCCATCGAGCCCTACCTGTCCGACCAGTGGTTCGTCCGCATGGCCGACGACCCCGACGGCTCGCCCGGGTTCGCCCAGCAGGCCATCGACGCCGTGACCTCGGCCCAGGTCAGGATCACGCCCGAACGCTACGCCAAGAGCTACATCGACTGGCTCGCCGAGAAGCGCGACTGGTGCATCAGCCGACAGCTCTGGTGGGGACACCGCATCCCCATCTGGCACTGCTCCACCTGCTCCGCCGACGACCTGGAACTCGCCTTCGGCGGCCGTCCCGACGTGGCGTGGGCCGAGGCCGAATCCGGCGGCTGGCTCATCTGCGCCGAGCACGACCTGAACGCCGACGCCCTGGGCGCGGGCCACGAGTTGACGCAGGACCCCGACGTGCTGGACACCTGGTTCAGCTCGGCCCTCTGGCCCCACTCCACCCTGGGATGGCCCGAGCAGACCCCCGAGCTGGGCAAGTTCTACCCGACGAGCGTCCTCTCCACGGCGCGCGACATCATCACGCTCTGGGTCGCCCGGATGGTGATCTTCGGCCAGTTCAACATGCGCCAGGTCCCGTTCCGCGACGTCTACATCCACCCGGTGATCCAGGACGGCCACGGCAAGCGGATGTCCAAGTCGGCCGGCAACGGCGTCGACCCGGTCGACATCATTGAGGCCTACGGGGCCGACGCCCTCCGCTACACCCTGGCCGCCGGCGCGACCGAGACCCAGGACTTGCGGATGCCCGTCGAGAAGCTCAAACTCCCCGACGGCCGCGAGATCAACACCTCGGACCGGTTCGAGCAGGGGCGGAACTTCGGCAACAAAATCTGGAACGTCGCCCGCCTGGTCATGATGAACCTGGAAGGCTACGAGCCCGCACCGGTCGACGTGGCCGCGTTGCCGGTCGAGGACCGCTGGATTCTCGCCGAGCTCGACGCCACCGTCGCCGCGACGACCGCCGACCTCGACTCCTTCCGGTTCGCCGAGGCCGCCAAGCGGCTCCGCGAGTTCTCCTGGGGCGAGTTCTGCGACTGGTACGTCGAGTTCGTCAAGGGCCGGCTCCGCGACCCCGAAACCCGCCCGGTCGCCCAGCGCACCGCCGCGGCGGTCCTGGACTCCCTCTGCCGGCTCCTGCACCCGTTCATGCCGTTCCTGACCGAGCAGATCTGGGCCCCGCTCGGCGAGCTGGCCCCGAGTCGAGGCGTCCCCCTCCCCTCCCCCGCCGAGCCGAACGCCTGCATCGCCGCCTGGCCGGCCCCGAAGGGCCTGGAAGACGCCGAGGCCCGCGCCACGGTCGACCAGTGGAAGGAGAAGATCCAGGCGATTCGCAACCTGAGGGCCGAGCGCAACGTCCCCAAGGACGCCAAGATCGCCCCCCGGATCATCGCCGAAGGGATCACGGCCGACCGCCTTCGCCTCGGTGAAGAGTTCATCAAGGCCCTCACCGGGGCCGGGACGGTCGCCGTCGGCGCCGACGGCGAGCCTCGCCCGGCCGATTCCGCCGTGGTCGTCCTGGCCGACGCCGAAGTCGTCCTGCCGCTGGAAGGGCTGATCGACAAGGAGGCCGAGCGGGCCAAGCTCCGGAAGGGCCTCGCCGACCTCGACAAGCAGATCAACCCGCTGCGCGGCAAGCTCTCCAACGACGGCTTCACCTCCCGGGCCCCGGCCGACGTCGTGGCCGCCTCGCGGGCCAAGCTGGCCGAGCTGGAGGCGCAGCGGGCGTCCGTCGCGGCCCTCCTGGAATCGTCCTGA
- a CDS encoding LacI family DNA-binding transcriptional regulator has translation MAKRGGGTTIRDVAGRAGVSLITVSRALRRPEAVSESLRARIREAADDLGYIPNRAASGLASGASRVVPVILSSLADPLSVGFLDGVREELAGAGFQILLGTTGHRVDVEDELVAAFLGWVPAGLVLAGVDHSAGVRRKLRRAGTPVVEALDLADEPRGLNVGVSHRAVGEAASGFLADRGRSRIAYAGALTEMGREADRRIEGFRAGLRERGLPDHLIVRGDDPPSLAAGARLLAQALRRFPEIDAVFLDDADLAAGAVAECRNRGVAVPGSLALMGLHDREIASAAVPAITSIAIPGREMGRAAARMLLDALEEVGPPAPRRVDMGFRIIERESTGPKGGPT, from the coding sequence ATGGCGAAGCGGGGCGGGGGGACGACGATCCGGGACGTCGCCGGCCGGGCCGGGGTCAGCCTGATCACGGTCTCGCGCGCCTTGCGACGGCCCGAGGCCGTGTCGGAGTCGCTCCGGGCGCGGATCCGGGAGGCGGCGGACGACCTGGGCTACATCCCGAACCGGGCGGCGAGCGGGCTGGCCTCGGGGGCTTCGCGGGTCGTTCCGGTGATCCTGTCGTCGCTGGCCGACCCGCTCTCCGTCGGATTCCTGGACGGCGTCCGGGAGGAGCTGGCCGGGGCCGGCTTCCAGATCCTGCTGGGGACGACCGGGCATCGGGTCGACGTGGAGGATGAGCTGGTGGCGGCCTTCCTGGGGTGGGTCCCGGCCGGCCTGGTGCTGGCGGGGGTCGACCACTCGGCCGGGGTCCGGCGGAAGCTCCGTCGCGCGGGGACGCCCGTGGTCGAGGCCCTGGATCTGGCCGACGAGCCCCGGGGCCTGAACGTCGGCGTCTCGCACCGGGCGGTGGGCGAGGCCGCGTCGGGATTCCTGGCCGATCGGGGCCGGTCGCGGATCGCCTACGCCGGGGCCCTCACCGAGATGGGCCGCGAGGCCGACAGGCGGATCGAAGGTTTCCGCGCGGGGCTCCGCGAGCGGGGGCTGCCGGACCATCTGATCGTCCGGGGGGACGACCCGCCGTCGCTCGCCGCGGGGGCCCGCCTGCTCGCCCAGGCGCTGCGACGGTTCCCCGAGATCGACGCCGTCTTCCTCGACGACGCCGACCTCGCCGCCGGGGCGGTTGCGGAGTGCCGGAATCGGGGGGTCGCGGTCCCGGGCTCGCTGGCGTTGATGGGGCTCCACGACCGTGAGATCGCATCGGCCGCCGTCCCCGCGATCACGTCGATCGCGATCCCCGGGCGCGAGATGGGCCGGGCGGCGGCCCGCATGTTGCTCGACGCACTTGAGGAAGTGGGGCCGCCCGCCCCGCGCCGGGTGGACATGGGCTTCCGGATCATCGAACGAGAGAGCACGGGGCCGAAGGGAGGGCCGACTTGA
- a CDS encoding ATP-binding protein codes for MPEGQAETNLTNCDREPIRVPGAIQPHGGLIATCSTDLAVTHASLNIERFFGMGAAEAIGKPLSDFFEPSDFAKLQETISQLSEDDVPGYLFTLRPRGVDEAFDAIVHRAGECFILELEPAVRTEGRAVMDLYRSTQSSIKALSKASSLADMYQACARRVRALSGFDRVMVYRFDDEWNGVVVAEEKRTDLEPFVGLHYPASDIPSQARELYVKNWLRFIADRDYSPVPILPPSGPDSPEPLDLGHAVLRSVSPIHIEYLRNMGVGASMSISLLKEGRLWGLVACHHYSPRYVPYDVRTACEILGQVMSMQFVSREQEEEKSYDERMRAVRRSLADRASRAQDVGLALTEIAPTLLDFIEAGGAAVVIGGSVSRVGLTPAAEDVLHIRDRLGSMAEGGVFSTDRLGRAVGLDAQGAVAAGLLALRLGKDDWVMWFRPEQVREVDWAGDPTKSVTKGEGEARLSPRGSFALWKEVVRGRGRPWTPNEAVAAADLRRDLVEVLLTRASDHSKENRELRRGDAEKEATIASERAARTAAERISRLKDEFVATLSHELRTPLNAIIGWTQILRRTQDPETVGKAGEVIERNARAQANMIEDLLDVSRIVSGKLRLDVQSLDLGSVLAAAVDTISPAAQAKGVRLERLFDSLTDVAVSGDSVRLQQVFWNLLSNAVKFTPRDGRIQVLLERVDSHVEVSVSDTGQGIEPEFLPHLFDRFRQEDATSNRKHGGLGLGLSIVRHVVELHGGTVYARSDGAGRGAVFVVSLPLRAVSRASRQGSVHPTRPDGHDQDHGDMLDLSGVRLLVVDDEGDARDMMQRVFEDCRASVTTVGSAEEALEAYEAGEYDVIVSDIGMPGVDGFELMKRLRKLEADSGRGRTPAVALTAYARPEDRRRVLLSGYQIHVAKPVEPAEIVTVAANLAGKI; via the coding sequence GTGCCCGAAGGACAGGCCGAGACCAACCTGACGAACTGTGACCGAGAACCGATCCGCGTCCCCGGGGCCATCCAGCCGCACGGAGGGCTCATCGCGACCTGTTCGACCGATCTCGCAGTCACCCACGCAAGCTTGAACATCGAGCGTTTCTTCGGGATGGGGGCGGCGGAGGCCATTGGGAAGCCGCTTTCGGACTTCTTCGAGCCGTCGGATTTCGCGAAGCTGCAGGAGACGATCTCCCAACTTTCCGAGGACGACGTCCCGGGCTACCTGTTCACGCTCCGCCCGCGGGGGGTCGACGAGGCTTTCGACGCCATCGTCCATCGCGCGGGCGAGTGCTTCATCCTCGAGCTCGAGCCGGCGGTCCGCACGGAAGGCCGGGCGGTGATGGATCTCTATCGGTCGACGCAGAGCTCCATCAAGGCCCTCTCGAAGGCGTCGTCGCTCGCGGACATGTACCAGGCCTGCGCCCGACGAGTCCGCGCGCTCTCCGGGTTCGACCGCGTGATGGTCTACCGCTTCGACGACGAATGGAACGGCGTCGTGGTCGCCGAGGAGAAGCGGACGGACCTGGAGCCCTTCGTGGGGCTTCATTATCCGGCGTCGGACATCCCGAGCCAGGCGCGTGAGCTCTACGTCAAGAACTGGTTGCGATTCATCGCCGACCGGGACTACTCCCCGGTGCCGATCCTGCCCCCTTCCGGCCCCGACTCCCCGGAACCTCTCGACCTCGGGCACGCCGTCCTGAGGAGCGTCTCGCCGATCCACATCGAGTACCTGAGGAACATGGGAGTCGGCGCCTCGATGTCGATCTCGCTCCTGAAGGAGGGGCGGCTCTGGGGTCTCGTCGCCTGCCACCACTATTCGCCCCGCTACGTCCCCTACGACGTGCGCACGGCCTGCGAGATCCTGGGCCAGGTCATGTCGATGCAGTTCGTCTCCCGCGAGCAGGAGGAGGAGAAGAGCTACGACGAGCGGATGCGCGCGGTCAGGCGGTCGCTCGCCGATCGGGCCTCGCGGGCGCAGGACGTGGGGCTCGCCCTGACGGAAATCGCCCCGACGCTGCTCGACTTCATCGAGGCGGGCGGCGCGGCCGTGGTCATCGGGGGGTCGGTGAGCCGGGTGGGCCTGACGCCGGCCGCGGAGGACGTCCTCCACATCCGCGACCGCCTCGGGTCGATGGCCGAGGGGGGAGTCTTCTCCACGGACCGCCTCGGGAGGGCCGTGGGGCTCGACGCCCAAGGCGCGGTCGCCGCCGGCCTCCTGGCCCTGCGGTTGGGGAAGGACGACTGGGTCATGTGGTTCCGTCCCGAGCAGGTTCGGGAGGTGGACTGGGCGGGCGATCCCACGAAGAGCGTCACGAAGGGCGAAGGCGAGGCCCGACTCAGCCCCCGCGGATCGTTCGCCCTCTGGAAAGAGGTGGTCCGGGGCCGCGGCCGGCCGTGGACCCCCAACGAGGCCGTCGCGGCGGCCGACCTCAGGAGGGACCTGGTCGAGGTGCTGCTGACCCGGGCGAGCGACCACTCCAAGGAGAACCGAGAGCTCAGGAGGGGCGACGCGGAGAAGGAGGCGACGATCGCGAGCGAGCGGGCCGCCCGTACGGCGGCCGAGCGCATCAGCCGCCTGAAAGACGAGTTCGTGGCGACGTTGTCCCACGAACTGCGGACGCCCCTGAACGCGATCATCGGCTGGACCCAGATCCTCCGACGCACCCAGGATCCCGAGACCGTCGGCAAGGCCGGCGAGGTCATCGAGCGGAACGCCCGGGCCCAGGCCAACATGATCGAGGACCTCCTGGACGTCTCCCGCATCGTCTCCGGCAAGCTGCGGCTCGACGTCCAGTCCCTCGACCTCGGGAGCGTCCTGGCCGCCGCCGTGGACACCATTTCCCCCGCGGCGCAGGCGAAGGGGGTCCGGCTCGAACGCCTGTTCGACTCCCTCACCGACGTCGCGGTCTCCGGAGACTCGGTCCGCCTCCAGCAGGTCTTCTGGAACCTCCTGTCCAACGCCGTGAAGTTCACCCCGCGCGACGGCCGGATCCAGGTCCTCCTGGAGCGCGTCGACTCGCACGTCGAGGTGAGCGTCTCGGACACGGGCCAGGGGATCGAGCCCGAGTTCCTGCCGCACCTCTTCGATCGGTTCCGGCAGGAGGACGCCACGTCCAATCGCAAGCACGGCGGCCTCGGCCTGGGCCTCTCGATCGTGCGGCACGTCGTCGAGCTTCACGGCGGGACGGTGTACGCGAGGAGCGACGGGGCCGGCCGGGGCGCGGTGTTCGTGGTGTCGCTCCCCTTGCGGGCCGTCTCCCGGGCGTCCCGCCAGGGGTCCGTGCATCCCACCCGCCCGGACGGTCACGACCAGGATCACGGGGACATGCTCGACCTCTCCGGGGTCCGGCTGCTCGTCGTGGACGACGAGGGGGACGCCCGCGACATGATGCAACGCGTCTTCGAGGACTGTCGGGCGAGCGTGACCACCGTCGGCTCGGCGGAAGAGGCGCTCGAGGCCTACGAGGCCGGCGAGTACGACGTGATCGTGAGCGACATCGGGATGCCCGGAGTCGACGGCTTCGAGCTCATGAAGCGGCTCCGCAAGCTGGAGGCGGACTCCGGCCGCGGCCGCACGCCGGCCGTCGCGCTGACGGCGTACGCCCGCCCCGAGGACAGGAGGCGGGTCCTCCTCTCCGGATACCAGATCCACGTGGCGAAGCCCGTCGAACCCGCCGAGATCGTCACGGTCGCGGCCAATCTCGCGGGCAAGATTTAA
- a CDS encoding SDR family oxidoreductase, which translates to MTASPFDLSGRRILITGSNGGLGLAIARGLAAAGASPILNGRDEEKLRGAADGLRAEGFGVEEARFDVAVEAEVVAAIDRLEADRPIDVLINNAGIQRRARLDEIGLDVWDEVLRTNLTSAMLVSRQVSRGMIVRGRGKIVNIGSVMSDLARTTTGAYAAAKGGLKMLTKAMCADWGPLGLQVNAIGPGYFATDMTRPLIENPDFNAWVVGRTPARRWGRPEELVGAAAFLSSPASDFVNGQILYVDGGMTAVI; encoded by the coding sequence ATGACCGCCTCCCCGTTCGACCTTTCCGGGCGTCGCATCCTGATCACCGGTTCCAACGGGGGCCTGGGCCTGGCGATCGCGAGGGGGCTGGCGGCGGCGGGGGCCTCGCCGATCCTGAACGGCCGCGACGAGGAGAAGCTGCGGGGGGCGGCCGACGGGCTGCGGGCCGAGGGCTTCGGCGTCGAGGAGGCCCGGTTCGACGTGGCCGTCGAGGCCGAGGTCGTCGCCGCGATCGACCGCCTGGAGGCCGATCGCCCGATCGACGTCCTGATCAACAACGCCGGCATCCAGCGCCGGGCGCGGCTCGACGAGATCGGCCTGGACGTGTGGGACGAGGTCCTTCGGACGAACCTGACCAGCGCCATGCTCGTCTCCCGTCAGGTCTCCCGGGGGATGATCGTGCGGGGCCGCGGGAAGATCGTCAACATCGGCTCGGTGATGAGCGACCTCGCCCGGACGACCACCGGGGCCTACGCGGCGGCCAAGGGGGGCCTGAAGATGCTGACGAAGGCCATGTGCGCCGACTGGGGCCCGCTGGGCCTCCAGGTCAACGCGATCGGCCCCGGCTACTTCGCCACCGACATGACCCGCCCGCTGATCGAGAATCCCGACTTCAACGCCTGGGTCGTCGGCCGAACCCCCGCCCGACGCTGGGGACGCCCCGAGGAACTCGTCGGCGCCGCCGCCTTCCTCAGCTCCCCGGCCTCCGACTTCGTCAACGGCCAGATCCTTTACGTCGACGGCGGCATGACGGCGGTGATCTGA